The Juglans regia cultivar Chandler chromosome 1, Walnut 2.0, whole genome shotgun sequence nucleotide sequence tttaatagcTCTAGCCGAACTTGTGAATGGGTTTTTTAGGATCATTGTATTATAGTTGTCAATACTTTGGAGGTTgtgtatatgatatatattgtaaacagggagaaagttttgaaaatatagaCGGAACTCTGTCTATTTATAGTTTTGGGTTTGGGGCATTACACTCACTACAATGATATGAAACCCCTGATAATACATAGCAAAGAAATGGAggacagaaagaaagaaaagaagaaaaaaagatatctgaaaacagataaaataaaattttcaccaCCTTGTATTTCTCCAAGCAGTTCCTAATAGTTCCCATCTCATGAGTAAGAAACCAACGAGCAGCTTCAGCTGTGCCAAAGTGGGTGGAATACCCTTCAAATGTCACTTTTCCATCGCTCGAAGAAACGATATCAGTGATAAGGTCATAGACAGTTTGAGTGCCACGGATTCCAAGGATCACAAGTTTCCTACGGGCATCAACCCCAATGTAATATCCAGGTCTCATCAGACTGGAATTTTTTACGAACTTCAAAACATTGCTTTCTCGAATCATACTGTTCCTTGAAAGACCTGCAGCATCACCCTTATAACAACCTTTTGCTAACTCCAGATGGTAGATGAGGTCTTGCACCTAATATAAGAAACCATAACCTATTTAGAACTTTGGATTTCCAAAGCAAGATTACCAAAGAAGTATGCAAAATCACAGAACGAAAAAGGAGTGTTTATTGTGTTCATATGaatttattatagaatttacTATTGAGTCTGATGTGATCTGAACACCCTTAACATCTTCAAATGGATTTGTAGATGCTTGACGaagataaataagaaataagccAATTGTGAGATCGCTCAGGCTCCAATCTTGGATTCCAATCTTACTCCGTTGAATGCTTGCaataatttctgaaactgaCCGATTGACAGGTGGGGGTTCGTTTCTCAATCCATCTCCTGCAAATTTCAAATGGTAAATAAGTCTCCACAACCAACACAACCTAAAGATTTCAAATTTCTCACATACAGTTACCCAAATGTAACACCATCTCCACAAGCTATATCATAAGATGAAAAGCACGACCAAACATAAACAGACCTGTTGGCAGAGCCCACCTACACAATTGCAGAGCTGGTTCAAGAGCTTTTGTGAGCCAAGCAAGCTCCAACCTCCCCTTCCTATCACTCAGATCTTCATCTTTGCAACTGTATTTGCTGAGCCTAGAACCACTGCACATCTTCTTCTCAACTTTAGACTCCACAGAAACTTCTTTCTGCATATCTGCTCCTACCTTATCTGCTTTTGACCGTGTTAGCTGAAACCGATTGAGAACACTATACACATAACTTTGATAACTTCCACATCTCTTCAGACAATTTGTAGTATAATCTGCCAAAAAAACAGTATTAATCAACACGTTTTTATATACTGAAACAAGAAAACCCACATTTGCTGTCCATATTCGAGATTACACTCATAGGGTAAATCTCTCCAATTTATATTGGGGTATAATCCTACTGTGAGTTGTTAAGTCCTTATCGAAATTAATCACCTAAGTGAACACATACATGTTGTGTTATTTTAGGTTCAAGAGTGAGTAAATGGTATATCATAGCAGGAATTTAAGCTTTTGCCCAACTAGGGCTGTGATCGACCCAAGTTCGAGCAGGTTATGCCTGGTCAAGCTTTGCTCAATTATACTGTTATTAAGCTTGAGCTTGACTCGAGCTTTTTGGGTTGCTTGGGCTCGACTTGAGTAGAATACTTACAGGTCTAAACTCATGTTGAGGCTCAACTAAAACTCGAGTTACTTGACTCGACTCAActtgtttgttatttttaaattttcttattttaagaaataaaaaactaacataaagttcaattttttttattagtaataaatCTTTATTGATAAGCACAAGAGGCACAactaaagattaaaaaaagaaaataaatattcaaaatatacaataaattctacaaaattacaattgcaaatgcaaataaatttttaatatgatcACAATTATGGGTTATTACTTATTAACTATGCATATGAATACTAAATATGCATATGCTTACATAAGACAAtggtatatatagtatatattacttaatGGTTAATATATGTAAGCATAAATACACATATAAGAAATTAGTATATCTATAACatttatacttataaaatatatatatattttcttttatcggTACTTATACGAGATAGTTATATCTACAAGTAATATCATAAATACGAGATAGTTACGCGTATTTATCTGATGTCTCCCAACAAATTTTAGAGTTCCATCTCAAACCCCACTGATATTTGGACACCAAAATTGCTTAGTATTTCTAGACACATTATCGCccccataacttttttcaagGCTACAGTTAAAAGAAGTGTCAAGGTATTACTTTGACAACAAATGACGGAAAAATACCCGGAAAGAAAGAACTAATACACAAACCTGGAAATTGTATCGCTCAGATGTCActaatatctttataaaaaCACAGATAGCAGAGAAATAAGAAATCCAAGCCCAAGAATTTGAAACGTAAAGCATTACTGCCCaagaaaatagcaaaaaaaaaaaaacagaaaataaaagaaaggagagGTTTAAACAAGAAGCTGCACTTACGAATATGATGAAAGATACCCTTCAAAGGTCGGTAAACCATTTCTTTGGAAGCGTAGTTATTCTTGTAATGGGGGGCTCGGGATATATGGCGGTGCCGGTTCTCGGAATCGCTGACGTTGCGTTGGGCGGCGACAGCTACGAgcgaaggaaggaaggaagaagaGTCGGATGCCGTGTTCTAGTTCCCAAGATTTATTGGAATATTACGGTGAATTTAATCGTGATGGCGTTATCTAGGGAGTTGGGCTAAACGACAGTCGTTTATGAAGGGGCATTGTATGCCTAGTACCTACGGTCCTAccattagagcattggcaatggtctagccattgccaaagccaagtgcaaattttatctttttttatcacaaaatttctacattgaactagctataaccatatattttagttttgagttacagtaatttTTCCCACCTAGCTATATTTGGCTATACACTATTGAAggaccaaatgagttttttattattttttctcaatttccctccctttccttccctttttggtaatttttcttgccaaattacttttcttttatgataaagtttctaattgagggtatatttattttctatcattattagcttaatacacaatataaaaatataaatagcaaaaaaaaaaggttagcaaaaattaatttgttggtttcaagaattgttgtataatttttttttatcaaatattattaaaatatatgaagtatatttaaaaatatgaaaaaaaaaatttgtcaaatattattaaaatatataatataataatattattttgactttaaaatggctagtccaatgtggacttagatagtcaaaagttaatacaatagctaaaatgtaagattttagccaaattttagacttggcaatggctagtccattgccaatgctcttaggtGCAAAGACACCATGGTATACCTGTTACTAAAATTACTTGCACGACTATTTAcagtcaaaataaataaatatgatatttaaataaaagaattaattttttaataataaattttaaattttttttaaaaaaatacgtgacatttatataattaataattatatttaatattatttatttttttaataaaatattatcttataataGGACGGAATATAACATTTCTGtactttaaatttatctaataattggttattttttttaatattttttcaataataataattttatacttttaaaccTAATTTGAATCTTGTTAGGCTATTTTCATACActtaaaacattattttcttgAATCGAAATGTTGGGTGAAATCGTCCACTGCAATGTTAGGATTAGGAAATATTCttcctaaattttattatctttaattttatttgttgtgagtgattaaatatttaagtcatttaaaatacattacatTAACCagtgtaattaattatactaaaatttaagataaagaGCAACATTCCTCTTATAactaaagaatttgaaaaatgtttcaaatattttctaatttcatttaaaatgttaatatatgCTTTTAGATTCAATTGcaattaaaattagatgaagtatatatattcttttgggtggctctacagccaccgctTCCAATCTCACTGGGAACTATCAATAGtgtaaaatgttatgttttttttattttacttttttatacatattttttttacgctataaaatattttataaaaaaataaaaaaaaattataatatcattaaaaaatacttacttaattactaaataaaaaaaatatagcaaaaTCGAGAGCGGTGAGAGGAGGTTTACTCATTCTTTTGTTGTGTTCTCATGACCCTATATAGGGCTAGCAATTGCAATTCAATTTGTTTAAGGATAGAACTCAAATTGTGTCAAATTAAATTTAGGTTAATAATAAACTGATCTTAACTTAATACGTTTAATTAAGCATGTCGAATCCCTCAATTCTAATCTCTCAATTGCACGTCGGTTTCCTGTGGGTCTTCAAGCTTTAATAAAAGATGTCGACTTTAAATGTCAAAGGCCAGATTCCGATagtttcaaatcaaattcaggaattatatgattatatttatgGCCAAGAAAGTAGGTATATTTCGTGAAGATGAAACTTTTAGGGCTTTTCCGAAATTACAGCAACAATCTCCTACAAATCTCCCTATAAATACCTCCTCTTTAGGGTAACGATTTCCATCACAGCCGCAACTAGGGCATCGCCATCAAATATGCCGTCGCTGTAACTCACCAGTCTCACCTCTCCAGTAGCCCTCCGATTGCCGACCAATCCCATTTTCCATCCCTCGCCCTTAATGGCTGATTGCCATTGGGCTTTCACTTCTCTTCCTACTTATCAAAACCCATTGTGCTGGTCAAATATATGTATGCATTTATAGGGTCGCAGTTGTATATATgaatttgtattgtttttttagaaaaattgtaaattttgaaATAGTTGGGGGAGAATGAGATGATGATTATATTATGTTTCCCTATTGGTTTGATTGCCGATATGATGGCGTCAACGTTGTATTAGCTCTAGCTGATCGTTTTCCTCCCGTTGATACTATTCttaatttgcatattttttaaatatatttgtcGAATCATTCACTCAAGAAAATTTATGTACATTGCACATATACGTGTATTCACTTGTTGTTTCTGTAAATGAGATTTATGTGTCTTTTTTCTAATGTTTTCGGTCTGCTGGTGTTGGAGAATGACATGATGAATAGAGGATGTTTCCCTATTGGTTTGATTGCCGTGATGATGGCATCTCTAAGTATTAGCTCTATCTGATCATTCTCGTAACGTTAATCAGTATGTTATCAGGAAAACAAAGTTCAAGTTTCCGACATTCTTGTGCTAATTGTTTGCTAGAGTGATGTGGTCGTTCTGTTTTCTGATGAAATAGATCTTAACTTGTAGTATGACCCATTGGTATGTTATCAGGAAAAGTGGAAAACAATGTTTAATTTTCTAACACTAGTTATttgctagtgtatatatatggtcattttgttttgaatggaATAGATCTTAACTACAAGTATGCCACATTAAGCAGCTGAGTTTATCTTAATGTAAATTGGAGTTGGTAGAGGAGGGTTATATCCTCCTTGAACAATAAACAGGTCCTCTAAAGCTCTTGATATCatgatttaatttgttgttttcgGAATGGAAGCTAGTTGTATTTTTCCTGTCTTTTACTTGTCAATGACTGAGTTTGTGAATTCACTTGGATActggaaaatatattattttatttgtatagtTTGATTTGAAAAAGCATTCCACTACtttatttcttctgtttttgtgtgtgttttcAGGAAATTAATTTCCAGCGTCTTGTGTCTATTTTAGTATCTGTCTTGTAAACTTGTAATGCATGACCCACGTTTTTCTCTCAATCTTTTTTGTCTATTAGCAAGTATATCAACTTGGTGTtctaaatttgtaatattcttgCTCCCTTCTGCCCTCTTATATTGATTGCTTTTGCACTGGAGGATTTGAACAACTTTGATTGTTGCTCATTGGTTTTTATGAGCATTTGAAGCACTAGCTTTGagtacaaaaaaatacattttgcaAGATTATGGTTGATTTATACAGCTCGTAAAATGTATATGAATCTTGTTCTGTTTTACTTGAGGGCCAAGTGAAGAGATTATTGAAATTGTTATTCCTGCTATTCCAAGTTTTATGCTTTGCTTGTTTGCAAGCCTATAACTATCTAGAAAGTTCAAGGATGAAAGATGCCTTTCTTCTAGATTCGTTTCCAGTTTCAGCATACGGAGTTAAGGTATTGGTCTTGTTGTATTGGCCTCATATATGAGATTTCGACTATAGGGGCATGGTTCTTCTTGGTCAACCTGGAAAATCACTCTACCAAGTCCATTTCAGAGGCTCTGCTATGATTCGAGGCCAGAAGGCAGACGAGGTGTTAATTGAACACAAGATGAGGTTGCCAGCGTTCAAACGTCTATGGTGTCTTGACTCCTGCATAATGAACCCAGAAATCAATTAGCTCGTTAGGTTTCATGGGTCTGATTTGGGTTTTGGAGTTAATGAGTCAGGACTGATTCATGTACAATCTGAATCTGACATATGACTCAAACTTGAGACATGGCATCATGGCATTCACAGATGACATTACACGAAATTAATGAATTATAATTGAGAGatttaatctatttatcttaATAGTATTAACTCGTATATAATCCGAACTCAGCGTGAGACATGtactctaaatttattttaatttttattttaaagtaaatttatcatatcataatatgacattaatttatgaatttatgttttttggATCTTTTAGGAAATAATAAATCTGGAGAGCAGTCACTATTTGGGAGTAGCCAAAACACATCTTACGTGACATAATTCAAACCATTTATACGAAATTCTTCCGAATTTGAAATACTACCGGTTATGAGAGAGcaagctgatgagagagagacataaGGATGACAGAAAGAATCAAGatcaaagagagagagctaatgagagagagagagacgaaagatgagagagagtcgatgggagagagatgagagacgaaagatgagagagagtcgatgggagagagacgatgagatatgagagaaagatgatgagatagatctgatgagagagaggggtagAAGGTCtggtttgttttgaaaaaaaaaattagaagcaGTCACGTAATGTGTGCATTGTGTAcatgtttttaaaaatctaacttgAGTCATTAACCGGCCACTGtgtacatgttttttttacCCTGTAAACCGTGCCATTTAGTGCTTTTTCTAATGTGTTGGAGTCCTTTCTTGATAGAGCATtatcattggattagttaaatatatttatatcttcaaatttagcaaatatcatccatatttactccacattgaattagctaaattgttttcatctaaaatataaGTTACGATaaatctattattctttttaaatataaaaaaaactatagcaagtttaaaaatattttttgaaattattatattatagatatgagatttttattcatatgtgattttatcatctatatacatataagattattatattataaattgttggattgtaaaaatgaaaatgaatataatttgttagaagttattgaaaattatgaaaataaaataaaaattaattaaaaaatataaataataaaaaataataatattttattattatagagagtgtgatgattaatttaatatagacttcaagttttaaatgattagttaaaaataaaaaaattatatattaattaaaatttaaaaaataaaatgatcaatcaaatactaatgctcttacaTCTTACGATAGATAAAGTTACAAAGATcccaaaaagaataaatttcacaaactgACCTTATATTTTTACagactttaaataaaatgtaaaaagtaataatatttttttaaaattttaaacataatattaaaaaataattttataattttgtgtttttgacaattttttttttcaaaattaataaaatacataattcaaATCAATTTACTATCACTCACATATAACGAGATATTCTAATCCAAACGGGCGTTCAGCCTTGCGGAGAGATTTCAAAATCTCCACTGCGGCAGTGCCGTCCCAAGTAGGGCTGTACACCGATGGGTTCGGTGTCGGTTTCGGTGCAAAACCGAGACACCACCGACGTCTGTTATGGGTAGgttgaaccggccgaaaccgatggTTTGGGGATAAAAAACCGATCATATCGGTCTCGACGTGCGTCGGCGCGGTCTTCGGTCCACCGTCGGCGTTttctgtgaaggaggaggaactGTCTCGCCGTCgctgccatggaagaagaagagagttgcagagggtaggaggaagaagatgacgcggggaagaagaagaggggcctggggggggttattaattcatcttaaaacggcgccgtttggctttTAAGCCAAACGATGCcgttctattttaatttttttttaactttcaagctttaaaacggcgccgtttcacttataataagtgaaacggcgccgttttatatacatatattaaaaatatatataaatagaccggatcggccggttcagcggttttcCAGGGGTTCAAACCGACACCGAACCGCCGATAtcggttttccttcaatttctctcgaccgccgaccggttctttgccggttccggccggttccGTGCTCCGGCGGTCGGTCTAatcggttcacggtcggttccgGCGGTTCCTGTACAGCCCTAGTCCCAAGGTTACGCTTTTGGACAATAATACCCCTAACTCTTTAAGGCTTAATTTATTGTCTAggtgagattaaaattaaaaaattaaataaaatattattaaaatatatatttttaatattattattatttaaaattttaaaaaattttaattatttattttattttatataaaaattt carries:
- the LOC108996005 gene encoding uncharacterized protein LOC108996005; translated protein: MVYRPLKGIFHHIHYTTNCLKRCGSYQSYVYSVLNRFQLTRSKADKVGADMQKEVSVESKVEKKMCSGSRLSKYSCKDEDLSDRKGRLELAWLTKALEPALQLCRWALPTGDGLRNEPPPVNRSVSEIIASIQRSKIGIQDWSLSDLTIGLFLIYLRQASTNPFEDVKGVQITSDSIVQDLIYHLELAKGCYKGDAAGLSRNSMIRESNVLKFVKNSSLMRPGYYIGVDARRKLVILGIRGTQTVYDLITDIVSSSDGKVTFEGYSTHFGTAEAARWFLTHEMGTIRNCLEKYKGYRLRLVGHSLGGATASLLAIMIRRKSVEELGFSPDIVSAVGYASPPCVSRELAESCSDYVTTIVMQDDIIPRLSIASLTRLRNEILQTDWMSVVEKEDWKNVINLVTNAKQVVSSVQDVARKLADYADFRNKRTYSDVSFGEELAAAPVSTLVSTSKENIVIEKEVAASTVPEELFVPGTVFYLKRNADTRAGISREFFTLWKRHPAEHFQRIVLSSNLISDHKCDSHYYALRDVLKGLPCPNDEAIFR